The genomic window ACGAATCTATCGAGGAAATGCTGTGGTTTTGCTTGGCTTTAACCTTGTTAGCACAGTACTACCCCAATAGAACTTCGCCTCTTTTTCTTTCTGGTTGGGCGCTTTTTTGCTTTGGTATGATATTAGACATCGCTGATGAGTTTTTTGAAGATTCCTTCGCAATATTCAACATCATCGACACCTCCATTAAGAATGCGGGTTTTATTATGATTGGAGTAGCGATGTTGCATATGCTTCGACATAAGCACAATTTAATTAAGCAAATCAATCAAGAAATGGCTGAGAAAGAACTTCTACAGAAAAAGCTGCTTTTTGAAGCCTATCATGACCCACTTACTTCTCTCGGCAATCGTCGAGCTTGCTTTGAGTTTTTTGAGACCCAGCAAGAAACACACAGCCAACTCTATTACTTTGACCTTGATAACTTTAAAACAGCCAACGACAAACATGGGCACTTAGTAGGTGACAACATTCTGAAGCTGTTTGCTCATGCAATTAGTATGGAGTTTGGTGCTGAAAACTGTTTCCGATTAGGAGGCGATGAGTTTGTCGCGTTCGGCCCTTCTATACCCGTCACCGAACAATGGCGCGAGAAGCTACTAAACGAGCTAAAACCTTTTTCTGTGGGAGCAAGTATTGGGTTTGTCGAACTGCGCGCAAACGTTTCTGCTGATACCTTACTAAATCTTGCAGACCTACAAATGTACAAAGACAAATCACATAAAATATTTCGTTCTTCAAGACGGCATTAGCTGGCTTAAGTGACATACCACTGATACTCTATAGTTATTATCCCAACAGAGGAAAGCCTGTGTTTAGTCAATTATTTAGTAACAAAGCGCTCGAGCAAGAAGTCACAAAATTAAGACAAAGCTTAGCACAAGCAGAGAACAAACTTTCTAAACTAGAGTCGGAAAACGAAGAACTAAAACAAGAACTCATTCATCAACAAACGCTATTGAACGACAATACGGACAATCAGCTACTCCAGTCTGCCTTAAACGGCCTGGCTCAAATTCACGGTATTCGTGAGTCTGTTTTACACAGTTTTGAAGAAATTAGTACTGAAAGCCAAGCTATTAACTACGTCAACCAATCTTTCCTCAAATCTGAAAACTCACTGAAAGACATTTTGGGTGGGATGGATACGTTGTCGACAAACATGGGCGGTATGACCACCAATATATCCGGTCTTTCGCAAATGGCTGACAACATCAATACGTTCGTAACCACCATTTCTAAAATTTCAGATCAAACCAATTTGTTGGCCTTAAACGCAGCAATTGAAGCCGCACGTGCTGGTGAAGCGGGCCGAGGATTCAGCGTCGTTGCCGACGAAGTTCGTGCACTTGCAAACAATACCAACGAATCTGCGAACGAAGTATCCGACCTTGTAAAAAAAATAATCAGTACGACGCAGCATACCGTTGAGGCCGTGTCCGTCATCCAAGGGTCAAACCAGCAACTTTCATCAAGCATTGCCCATCTCAATGATGAATATCATGTGATTGTCGATCGTTGTAAAAGCATGAAAGGCACTATCCAAAAAGCGTCTGGATTAACGTTTATTCAAACCGTAAAACTCGACCATGTAGTCTGGAAGGGTGAAGTGTATAGCCAATTGCTCGGTAAAAGCCGCACAAAACCTGAAGAGTTTAGCGACCATACAATGTGTCGATTAGGTCAGTGGATGAAAACCGAAGGCTCTAAAATCTATTCTGATTTGTCTGCATTCAAACGACTTGATGCGCCTCACAAAGAAGTTCACAGAGCAGGTGTAGAAGCGATGAAACTGTTCCGTGTTGGCAACAAACAAGGTGCAGTAAAAGAACTTAACAAGATGGAACAAGCAAGTGCCGATGTCATGCACTTATTAGACGAACTGGCTCACGCTGGTCGTTAAACGGATACATCTGATACAATAGCGCCAAGAATACTCGTTAGTTTGAAACATGCATATCAATCCTACTTGGCGCGTCCTCACTGTCGGTGACGGTGATCTAACCTTCTCCCGCGCGTTAAAAATGAATTATCCAGACTTGTCACTGGTGGCATCCGTTTATGACAGTGAAGAAACGCTGAGAAACAAATACGAACAACATGCCATAGATGATTTACACAATGCTCAAGTCCCTGTCTACTTCGAATTCGATGTAACAGATACAACATGTTGGGCGAAGCTCGCTCGAACGTTTGACGTCGTGATTTTTCAATTCCCGTTAATCCCCTCTTTCACTTCCAAAGAAGCCTTTGAAAGTACGCCATATTCTGTGAATACGCTTAATCGGATTTTATTACGAAAGTTTATTCATCATTCTCAACAATATGCTCTCGATCCAAACGGCCCAATGCTAAGCTACATTACATCAAAAGATGTTAAACCTTATCGTGAGTGGAATTTAGAAGGTTCATTAATTAGCAATCTAAACTACCATTACTTGGGGTGCAGTCCTTTTCATATCGAACTTTTTCCAGACTATAAAATTCGCAACGTAGACCGAGATAAACACGTCAAAGATACCTCTGGTATCACCTATGTCTGGTCCTCAAAAACTGAATTAAGTGAAAACCACTCGCTTCAAGTACCTGAATATCTGGGCGAGCAATATTGCACTATGTGTAGAGTCGGTGAATTCTTTAATGAACAAGACAAATCTGCGCATAAGCGCTCGAGACTTCACAAAGCAATGGCCCGAAATGAAGTGGCATGGGAAGCTTATTTAGCGGTTGAAAATTTGCAAGATTGAGTACTTTTTTAAACTAAAGTTAATAGATAAACACTAATTTGTATGCATAAAATAAAGTATACAATTATTGATTGTTCTGCGCTTTCAAGCACATTAGACTAGCCGCTCTTTTGTGCTTAATGGGATTATCATGGTCTTTTAATCGCGATTTTGTTTTTGCTTTTATTTGCTTGTTATGCGCCATGATTACGATTCAATCCGGCGCGTCTATTGCAAAGCAACTATTCCCGTTAGTTGGCCCTGAAGGTACGACAGCTTACCGACTCGGTTTCTCGGCGCTGATTTTATGCTTAGTTTTTCGACCTTGGCGTAAATTGCCAGAGCAATGGGGTTCCGTTATCGTCTATGGCTTATGCTTAGGTGGTATGAACATCATGTTCTATTTTGCGCTTGAGCGCATTCCCCTAGGCATTGGTGTCGCTCTCGAATTCACAGGTCCTTTAGCCGTTGCATTATTTTCATCTAAGCGGAAACGAGACTACCTTTGGGTTATTTTCGCAATTGTCGGGATACTGCTACTGTTACCAGATATGTCAAATGTAAACGGTCTCGACCCAATCGGCGTGATTTTGGCGCTTGGCGCAGGAGCATGTTGGGCTGGATATATCTTGTTTGGCAAGAAATCTGGAAATC from Pseudoalteromonas xiamenensis includes these protein-coding regions:
- a CDS encoding GGDEF domain-containing protein: MILDIADEFFEDSFAIFNIIDTSIKNAGFIMIGVAMLHMLRHKHNLIKQINQEMAEKELLQKKLLFEAYHDPLTSLGNRRACFEFFETQQETHSQLYYFDLDNFKTANDKHGHLVGDNILKLFAHAISMEFGAENCFRLGGDEFVAFGPSIPVTEQWREKLLNELKPFSVGASIGFVELRANVSADTLLNLADLQMYKDKSHKIFRSSRRH
- a CDS encoding methyl-accepting chemotaxis protein; the encoded protein is MFSQLFSNKALEQEVTKLRQSLAQAENKLSKLESENEELKQELIHQQTLLNDNTDNQLLQSALNGLAQIHGIRESVLHSFEEISTESQAINYVNQSFLKSENSLKDILGGMDTLSTNMGGMTTNISGLSQMADNINTFVTTISKISDQTNLLALNAAIEAARAGEAGRGFSVVADEVRALANNTNESANEVSDLVKKIISTTQHTVEAVSVIQGSNQQLSSSIAHLNDEYHVIVDRCKSMKGTIQKASGLTFIQTVKLDHVVWKGEVYSQLLGKSRTKPEEFSDHTMCRLGQWMKTEGSKIYSDLSAFKRLDAPHKEVHRAGVEAMKLFRVGNKQGAVKELNKMEQASADVMHLLDELAHAGR
- a CDS encoding class I SAM-dependent methyltransferase, yielding MHINPTWRVLTVGDGDLTFSRALKMNYPDLSLVASVYDSEETLRNKYEQHAIDDLHNAQVPVYFEFDVTDTTCWAKLARTFDVVIFQFPLIPSFTSKEAFESTPYSVNTLNRILLRKFIHHSQQYALDPNGPMLSYITSKDVKPYREWNLEGSLISNLNYHYLGCSPFHIELFPDYKIRNVDRDKHVKDTSGITYVWSSKTELSENHSLQVPEYLGEQYCTMCRVGEFFNEQDKSAHKRSRLHKAMARNEVAWEAYLAVENLQD
- a CDS encoding DMT family transporter; translation: MITIQSGASIAKQLFPLVGPEGTTAYRLGFSALILCLVFRPWRKLPEQWGSVIVYGLCLGGMNIMFYFALERIPLGIGVALEFTGPLAVALFSSKRKRDYLWVIFAIVGILLLLPDMSNVNGLDPIGVILALGAGACWAGYILFGKKSGNQGSGGTTVALGMSIAAICLVPVGVVSQGSALLNWDLIPLGIMIGVLSSALPYSLEMVALRNMPAQGFSIMMSLEPAIAAIAGLLILGEILSFWQWLAILMVIIASLGSSITAKQPS